The following coding sequences lie in one Musa acuminata AAA Group cultivar baxijiao chromosome BXJ1-8, Cavendish_Baxijiao_AAA, whole genome shotgun sequence genomic window:
- the LOC135587573 gene encoding uncharacterized protein LOC135587573, with amino-acid sequence MGREWYWSTRPSQGRGDREEINPGCMSCMFHYSNSTGNSSSSCRPPPASSSSSLPSPPSANRTSQRKGFEAPRNSLELGEEEASSATSAVKGELYDVPVGVEVRPLPAPLSKSNNKMTEFSEDEKRSSQAETPRTPSVIARLMGLEIPAEQCLSPMTPDTPPFMEQQAQSRMTNKRRHVIGDGCGKESPSPRQPLRSLNCNVSAPPPARTVDVVGSRSLPETPRVSSTWSRDVEARLSLQLNEENTRKAVHGFGYSSADYPLPSSASAARSRKKDRGRHHDENKSPKSLYHAREIVKQVKESFNNRRGGGGEHDSGGDEIKSKSKRSRPPEKKLAMADPPSSTFSPQIRPFLEVANNKTEDVIRKPLAQPPMALRSRSPDQLSSSRTVGDTRDYGEAKVVKVVLNKCRKADYERFTGRIKKQTRSLPTLASLFHSADSLPQRNQPDKNNSSSSPSTTTSRLNESSQAVPRPPLPIGSTSHPSNGERNRLRKAPKDKDSELRYVTSILERAGIGGTHMLRWYSLSLPIDPIVFHRLELEFPFLIVGEGKRCKGSEVETEGRALVGPLRHRWNRKLLFHLVEEILGDLLLGRSDIFSSPCTGSGSSSFRLVRRDNCGMIEREALLQQLVAQIESFPAADCRVVGDIDALVAGDLRQANVRRLLLHPFVTEEAGDVALEVGQEILDDLLGETAASLALSAEV; translated from the exons ATGGGGAGAGAGTGGTATTGGAGCACGAGACCTTCACAGGGTAGAGGCGACCGCGAGGAGATCAATCCTGGTTGCATGAGCTGCATGTTTCACTACTCCAACTCCActggcaacagcagcagcagttgcAGACCTCCGCCAGCGTCGTCCTCATCGTCCCTGCCATCGCCTCCGAGTGCCAATCGTACTTCACAGCGCAAAG GATTTGAAGCGCCCAGGAATAGTCTGGAGCTGGGCGAGGAAGAAGCATCGTCGGCGACTTCGGCCGTAAAAGGAGAGCTTTACGATGTTCCT GTTGGCGTAGAAGTACGCCCATTGCCGGCTCCTCTATCGAAGAGCAACAACAAGATGACGGAGTTCTCGGAGGACGAGAAGAGGAGCTCGCAGGCTGAGACGCCGAGGACACCGAGCGTCATCGCGCGCCTCATGGGCTTGGAGATCCCGGCGGAGCAGTGCTTGTCTCCGATGACCCCCGACACGCCGCCGTTTATGGAGCAGCAAGCGCAGTCTCGAATGACGAACAAGAGGAGGCACGTTATCGGTGATGGGTGCGGGAAGGAGTCTCCATCTCCGCGGCAGCCGCTCCGGAGTCTGAACTGCAACGTGTCAGCACCGCCACCAGCCAGAACGGTCGACGTCGTCGGCTCCCGCTCCTTGCCGGAGACACCGAGGGTTTCGTCAACCTGGTCTCGCGACGTGGAGGCTAGACTTTCTCTACAGCTCAACGAGGAGAACACCCGTAAGGCCGTGCATGGGTTCGGTTACTCGTCTGCGGACTACCCGCTACCTTCTTCCGCATCCGCTGCAAGGTCCAGGAAGAAAGACCGTGGAAGGCATCATGATGAGAACAAGAGCCCGAAGAGCCTCTACCATGCCCGCGAGATCGTCAAGCAAGTGAAGGAAAGTTTCAATAACAGAAGAGGAGGCGGTGGTGAACATGACAGTGGCGGAGATGAGATAAAGTCCAAGTCTAAGAGAAGCAGACCGCCTGAGAAGAAACTGGCCATGGCGGATCCCCCATCTTCCACTTTTTCCCCTCAGATCAGGCCCTTCTTGGAGGTCGCAAACAACAAAACTGAAGACGTCATCAGGAAGCCATTAGCGCAGCCTCCGATGGCGCTTCGGTCGAGGTCACCCGACCAACTGTCGTCGTCGAGAACCGTAGGAGATACTCGCGATTATGGCGAAGCAAAGGTCGTCAAGGTGGTCCTCAACAAGTGCAGGAAGGCTGATTACGAGCGATTCACAGGGAGGATCAAGAAGCAAACTCGTTCGCTTCCGACATTAGCATCACTCTTTCACTCAGCCGACTCGCTACCACAGAGGAACCAGCCTGATAAGAACAATTCCAGCTCCTCACCTTCTACTACTACGTCGAGACTTAACGAATCGTCTCAAGCAGTCCCACGGCCGCCTTTGCCG ATTGGAAGTACTTCACATCCATCAAACGGTGAACGGAACCGCCTGCGAAAAGCACCGAAGGATAAAGATTCAGAACTCAGATACGTGACGTCTATACTCGAGCGTGCAGGAATCGGCGGAACTCACATGTTGAGATGGTATTCGCTCTCGCTCCCGATCGACCCCATCGTCTTCCATCGGCTGGAGCTCGAGTTCCCCTTCTTGATCGTGGGAGAAGGGAAACGGTGCAAAGGCTCGGAGGTCGAGACCGAAGGCAGAGCCCTCGTCGGCCCTTTGCGGCACCGATGGAACAGGAAACTCCTATTCCATCTCGTGGAGGAGATCTTGGGAGATCTCCTCCTAGGACGTTCCGATATCTTCTCCTCCCCCTGcaccggcagcggcagcagcagtttCCGTCTCGTTAGACGCGACAACTGCGGCATGATCGAAAGAGAGGCGTTGCTGCAGCAACTGGTGGCGCAGATAGAGAGCTTCCCCGCTGCCGACTGCCGCGTGGTTGGCGACATCGACGCCCTCGTCGCGGGGGACCTCCGGCAGGCTAACGTCCGGCGGCTGCTGCTCCACCCCTTTGTGACGGAAGAGGCGGGCGACGTGGCGCTGGAGGTGGGGCAGGAGATCCTGGACGACCTCCTCGGCGAGACCGCGGCGTCGCTCGCGCTCTCCGCGGAAGTCTGA
- the LOC103994985 gene encoding NDR1/HIN1-like protein 1: MSEAHHSPSPPRKMHDDDGHGKPHKPMLHRYAPSHHHPGRLALFVLLLLLLAGVTALVVYLVYRPSRPRFSVTSAAIYSLSNATTVAPVAAISSAMQFTLLIRNPNDRSSISYERLATYATYRGQAITLPAPLPPLFQERDSEVSVSPLLGGSPVPVSGDVAAGLATDQAYGVVALRLVVLGRLRFKSGPFHSGWHSMYVRCDVLAGLKTGVPGQVPLLGTPVCDVDI; encoded by the coding sequence ATGTCTGAGGCACATCACTCCCCCTCTCCCCCACGAAAGATGCACGACGATGACGGCCACGGCAAACCCCACAAGCCCATGCTCCACCGCTACGCGCCCTCCCACCACCACCCCGGCCGCCTAGCCCTCTtcgtccttctcctcctcctgctcGCCGGCGTCACCGCGCTCGTCGTCTACCTCGTCTACCGCCCTTCTCGCCCACGCTTCTCCGTGACTAGCGCCGCCATCTACAGCCTCTCCAACGCCACCACCGTCGCGCCCGTCGCCGCCATCTCCTCCGCCATGCAGTTCACCCTCCTCATCCGCAACCCGAACGACCGTTCCTCCATCAGCTACGAGCGCCTCGCCACCTACGCCACCTACCGCGGCCAGGCCATCACGCTGCCGGCCCCGCTCCCGCCGCTGTTCCAGGAGCGGGACAGCGAGGTCTCGGTGTCTCCCCTGCTGGGCGGGTCGCCCGTGCCGGTGTCGGGCGACGTGGCAGCGGGGCTGGCCACCGACCAGGCCTACGGGGTGGTGGCGCTGAGGCTGGTGGTCCTCGGTCGGCTGCGGTTCAAGTCGGGGCCGTTCCACAGCGGCTGGCACAGCATGTACGTGCGGTGCGACGTGCTCGCCGGCTTGAAGACCGGAGTCCCTGGTCAGGTCCCGCTGCTCGGCACGCCGGTATGCGACGTCGACATCTGA
- the LOC135587574 gene encoding ribosome-binding factor PSRP1, chloroplastic-like has protein sequence MAAIVFHPTFFCSRSAQKPLSSTATARTARSLPCQFLGNAIRLDDSSFRSGKKSSSAARMSWDGPLSSVRLIIQGKNLDLTDAVKKHVEDKVGKAVQKHSYLVREVDVRLSLRGGEVGRGPRLCRCEVTLFSKKHGVIRAEEEAETMYGSIDLVSSVLQRKLRKIKEKDTDHGRHMKGFNRLKVRDTELKGVEDAEEVEDLEEFAPAEEDVERLGRIVRTKYFDMPPLTVDEAKEQLENVDHSFYAFRNDETGEINILYKRKEGGYGLIIPKDDGQARDLETSSERTIESITERVSG, from the exons ATGGCTGCCATTGTCTTCCATCCCACCTTCTTCTGCTCACGTTCCGCCCAGAAACCCCTCTCGTCGACCGCTACGGCGAGAACAGCTCGGTCTCTTCCTTGCCAGTTCCTCGGCAACGCGATCAGGCTCGATGATTCTTCCTTCCGCTCCGGCAAGAAGAGCTCTTCCGCCGCCCGGATGTCTTGGGACGGTCCCCTCTCCTCCGTCCGACTCATCATCCAAGGGAAGAACCTCGac TTGACGGACGCGGTGAAGAAGCATGTGGAGGACAAGGTCGGCAAGGCGGTGCAGAAGCACAGCTACCTTGTCCGTGAGGTCGACGTCCGGCTGTCCCTTCGCGGCGGAGAAGTCGGCAGAGGCCCTCGGCTTTGCCGATGCGAG GTCACTTTGTTTAGCAAGAAGCACGGGGTGATTCGCGCAGAGGAGGAAGCGGAGACGATGTACGGGAGCATCGATTTGGTGTCGTCGGTTCTGCAGAGGAAGCTGCGGAAGATTAAGGAGAAAGACACCGACCATGGGCGGCACATGAAAGGGTTCAACCGTCTCAAGGTTCGGGATACAGAGCTGAAGGGAGTCGAGGATGCAGAGGAGGTAGAAGATTTAGAGGAATTTGCGCCTGCGGAAGAGGATGTGGAACGTCTGGGTCGG ATTGTGCGCACAAAGTATTTTGACATGCCACCACTAACAGTTGACGAGGCAAAAGAGCAGCTGGAGAATGTCGATCACAGCTTTTATGCTTTCAGGAACGATGAAACCG GTGAAATAAACATATTGTACAAGAGGAAAGAAGGTGGATACGGCCTGATCATACCTAAAGATGATGGCCAAGCGCGTGATCTGGAAACATCCTCCGAACGCACCATAGAGTCCATCACCGAGCGGGTCAGCGGCTGA